A window of Anaerotignum faecicola contains these coding sequences:
- a CDS encoding TPM domain-containing protein: protein MIRRQRNRISAYITKDSLLLRLLLLAFMAVFLAGAVSGFTAYASGKSDLAAGEKRVFDEAGLFGETEKSSM, encoded by the coding sequence ATGATAAGACGACAAAGAAACAGGATATCCGCATACATAACAAAGGATAGTCTGCTGCTTCGGCTTCTGCTGTTAGCTTTCATGGCTGTTTTCCTGGCCGGTGCCGTCAGCGGATTTACGGCTTATGCCTCCGGGAAATCTGATCTGGCGGCCGGAGAGAAGAGGGTTTTCGATGAAGCAGGACTGTTTGGGGAAACGGAGAAGAGTTCCATGG